CTGTCTTTGACGTCACAGCAGGATACGCTGGTTCACAGATGTTTAACTGCTTACACACATGTTTGGACTCATGAGGAACTAATGACACTGGTACTGCATCACTCATAGGATCACAGCAACGCAGGGACACTTCCactttcttgctctttctcaGTTTGAACATTGTTCACCGCAATGAGAAATgagatgaaaataaaagaaaggggATAATCTGTTtatgtatgtacgtgtgtgtgtgtgtgtgcgtgtgtgtgcaggggaAATGCTGAGCGGAGTTGTTTGTTATAATCTAGTCATTAAATGGGAGGACATGTGCGATGGCTGGGCCGGTGTTGTTGGTGGGAAATCTAACAGGACTGTGACACTGCCTTTAATTAGAGACCAGCCGCTGTGCTAAACCTCGACACCGCCTTCTGCTGTGTCTGCAAATTCTCTctcccaccttctctctctgtctctctctcaatctttctttttttctctctttctctcactttctctcgtTCCAACTTTGCTAtcgctctctcgctttctcggctaccccactctctcacacacgcacacacagatatttaCCATCAGTGAGATAACAGTGACACAGAGTTGAGTGGTGGAAAGGCCAGCTGTGGGAGAAGTGATGTCACAGGGGTCAGGTCAGGGGTTATAGTGTATGTGGGTGAGGTGAGTGTTTGATGGTTAGTGGTTGATGTCTGGGGTCAAGGATTAGTGTTACTGTGGGTCATATTATTCTTGCCACACTCACTGTCTTCTCTTAGTCACTCTCCCACAAAATACAGCCCTCGTCCTCTGCTGCTAGCTACTGTATGTTTCCATTTGTCTGCCAAGTGAATTTCATGCAAACCttagaaatgttgcaaaaaattaaatgtgaaGTAGGTGTGTTTCCAGCACCTAGGTTGAAGTAATAAATAGGCCTCCTGAATGTCCAAAAACGAGACTTTGCAGAATTGATTAGTGATGGACAAGTTGTTGTTGTCCTTTTGCATTAGCTAATGATGGCTATATTTCATGCTTTGAcctgaagacaaaaacaaagaaatgcacctGGCAGTATTTGAATGCAAACAACGAATGGCCATACAATCACAATGGGCACCTTATAGCAGGGTTTTACCTTGGTGCTACATGTGCGGGCAAGCAAACGCAGTCAATCGACCATCTATATCATGAACTTGGACCCTTGTCAGTGGCCCCAAATCACTTTCAGTGCAGAAGTGGCTTGATTAATTCAGGAAAATAGTTGACAGGTGGTTgacaaaatattcaaaaaataaacattcaagtaaatacataaaacaagtGGCTTTTCTTCTATTCTAATTGTTTTATGACAACCAATATGGACAATGAAGCAGCATTTAACCAGGCAGGAACCAAACATgctagtaaaatatatattctattttccATCATTAGGCAATATAATTTTCAGGTAGCTGTATATCTTTAAGCATTTCACAAAattaagaaacagaaaaataccaAGTTTCGATAAATAGTTGGTGGTTCACATGCAGTGTTAGAACACTGCATACAAATTACGGGCTAATAATTCAGACCTGAGCCAACCCAATGTTAGAGGCTGCTGGctaagcctctctctctctctctctctctctcatacacacacacacacacacacactctgtgcaGTTATTTAGCAAACAGACCTGGCTTGCCTACAAGTAGTATTTCCTCTTTGATTACGAACATTATTTGCGCATATCGCTGAACACTGATTGCTGCTTTCACTTCACTTTTCCTGCTTAGCGAGAGTGGGTACAACAGCGCTCATGAGCGCCGTCCTGCTGGTTGGAGTATCGTATAGCAACCAAAAACAGAACGTGGGAAAATCTAATTGAAAACAGTTCTAAATCACGTTTTACAGCACTAAATTATCATTTTTCCATTCTGGTGGCTTTGGTGCTTGCCAATTATGCTTTGGTGCCTGCCAAAAAATTCTCTATGCAGAAAAACCCTGAAGGGAGTGACAGCGGGTAAAACAGTTCTGGGAGGTCgtggtggacagacagagacatttCAGAATGTCCAAAGCCGATTTTGAACTGTTGTGCAATGAAACTGAACCATTTGTTGAGTCATGTATGCCAAGCCTACGGCATTATTTGTTCAACAAATTTGTTTTCGTTGaattatttattgtataatttctTTATTGACAAAAACATTCCACCTTAAGCAAGCctgaaaacatttttgcaatattgaggacatttgaatacattttgcaGTTTACATTCAGCTTTTATAATTTGATACATCATAATTAGCAAAGAAATACAGatactccctctcctcttctctgttgtgCTAGACTAAGTAAAAGAGGATAGaggtgtattcatgtgtgtgtgtgtgtgtgtgtgtgtgtgtgtgtgtgtgtgtgtgtgtgtgtgtgtgtgttgtgtgtggttAGTAAGGTGGCAGGGCTGTCCACCAGCATCAATGCATGCatcgtccatccatccattcttcCATCCATGCATCCTTTCAACCCTATTTTATTTCCTGATTGAGCTATGTTATGGAACCCGTCACAATTGGTCTGATCTTTGTCTGCAATGTCACATGTTTGATATCGTTTCAATAGATAATGCTTGATAATAATGAGATAGACAAACTGCACGGGTTGCAGTGAGGGCTCAGCACAGATTTGTAGGACTAAACAGGGTTGGTGTGGAGGTTgaggagagtgacaggagaggaaacagcaGGATAGAGCAGTTGGGACAGAGCCTGAGACAATTCACAGTCATTTCTGTGACTCATATCACCAGAGGATAAGTACAGAGAGGGATGAACAGCAGTTCTCTGGTCTGGGAGGGAAGTGTGTAAGTACAGGGTAGCTGAGAGACgccaggagaggaggaagggggtggggtgggggggatagAGGTGAGCACTGCTGCAGTCAACTGACGGTGACTCACTCATGCTTGCTCACTGGCCagacacatgtgcgcacactcacatgcatagacacagacacacacactctctgcggTTTCCCAGTCTCATCATGTTAACCCCACAGTCATTTAGCTctttatttgttgttatttttaactAGCTGCCACTGCTGAATCATTGTGTTTATGAGTCACACCCATGCATCCTACTGCCCCAAATATGCACAAGCAGCAACCCATTTCTCCCattttgctccctctctctcactccatctttctccttttctttcttgctttcagACAAAGgggccttgtgtgtgtttgtgtgtgtgtatgggtgtgtgtctgcgcatgTTCTTGCGTGCATATATTTGTGGGTGAGCGGGCATTGCTGCCTAAACTCAAGCTCTGTGCGGAGACAGTCATGACTCgccgtctctgtctgtctgtctgcctgccaaaTCCACCTatttactgcacacacacatacacacacacagcatacacaaTGCACTCACAAGGAGTATGAATGTCCTCCCCTCTATGATTCATCCATACTGCTCTTTCAGTCTCTACTTATTCATTAACAGCTGAACTACAGGTATTGCAGGCAGAATTTCCTGGAGAACAATACAGCTGACCAGTGCAgggtaataataatactaacgTGCAAATGGTTAACAGGGagccagaggaaagagaggtagaaagggaagatatggagagagggagggagagaggaagagaaggagacataacacagcagagcagcaggtaTTGACTTTTGACATACTTCAGAGGAGAAAGTATGTTTCCTTCTCACTGGCtctgcacacatacatatacacatgcacacacacacactggccctgCAGCTTGCCAAACATCTGGAGCGAGGTTAGAAAACGCTGAATGAAAGAATCTTTAATAACACTGGATTGGTTGTGTGACTGCGgctgtcagccaatcaaaacaggCCCGGTTGGGTTATCTGTCTCTGAGCGGTTATCGAACGGACGCTTTTATTGCCAGTCGTGTTTCACTGCTATAGCTCAGGACCACACTCTGTTTGTTTgcctctcactgtgtgtgtgtgtgtgtgtgtgtgtgtatgtgtgtgtgtgtgaaagagagagagtgagagagggagagagagagtttctccTTTGATATTCTATGAGTCTGTTGTACTGTACCCAGCCCTGTTAAGTCTCACCACACCTCTCGACATCTTGTGCTTTCAGGTCAAGAAAATATTTAGGGCCTCAATAGGATGGTATTAAATACTACCATAATATATAAAAACCAGGCTTCCAttttactcttctcttcttttcaggGCGTGTGTTTGACTTGGCAGCAAAGGTGTGCTTTTCACTGCCTTGTTCTCTCTAGCAGGATAGTTAGTAGCTACTTGGTGGCACTTGGAGGTAAAATATACCAAGTGGCATATCCAGCCAAGATCAacaaatctgtgtgtgcatgtgctcaaGTGCCTGTAGATAGGCTCATAGATATACGTTGTGTCAAAACTGCTCgtgatattattttaaaatctcAGGTACTGAATGGAATCAGGTTTTCAGAGAGACatatatttctctccctccctctgcctctctgtctttctctgtcgtTTGCCctatatctttctctctccgtgcCTTGTTCTGTAAGAGTCTAGACAAGAAGGATCAGGGGTCAGCTCAGTAAATACATGGCTCTTCCCATGAGCCTCTGCCTTTGGGGTGGGCTGTGTCGTTTGACTCAGTTTCCCAGAACCTCCCTCTCTGTGGTGCTGCATCAGCAGaagtctggacacacactgagaggggCCTCAGTCCTGCTTCTGTGCTGCACACAGCTCAGGGGGAGGTCTTCGCACATTATGCACACATGTTGGCAGGCATGCTGCtcatatacacatgcatgtgcacacgcacacacgcacactttaaATATTGCATTCtcattaacatacagtatataagcaCCTATTAAATTCTTCAGTTCTATGTACTAGTTCATACCCACATCTCAGATTCCTTTAATACAGTAATACTTGAATTCTATGCACCAGTCCCTCTTTATCTACATCCTATACTCCCATGCACCTCATATACTGTGATTTTTCTAATACTTGAATTACTTTGCATTAGTCACTGTTAATGCactgcagtgttttgttttgcattgttCACTCTGGTCTtgtttagggctgcaactaacgattattttcattatcgattaatctgtcgattatttctTCGATTAATCGATGAATCGGATAAAAAAACGAATTTCAGCAAATTAACACTTTGAAATAGCTTAATCATTAAATTGCCATAATTTTAATAAGTGATTAGCTCTACCGGGTAGTTAactagtaagtaagtaagtaagtaagtaaagtttatttctagagcacatttaaacacagcttaagctgaccaaagtgctgtacaaaagaacattaaaatataaagtaaaaagtaaaaaaaacacaaagagaaacataccatgtcaacaataaacaacaaggGACAAAATACAGAATTATAGACATGACAACAGATTGAAAGATTAGTCGGCCAAAAAGGCCagtgaataaaaatgtgtctttagcCTTAGCTTGCTAGACTAACGTTAGTTATACTGCCTCTGCTCTACCACTGACGTTAGCCAGCTAGTTAAATACACTTGTCATGCAATATTGAAGTAAATTTGACTTAATAGACCATTCAAGCTGGATCGTGAGCAAACACCGGCTATTAGATAAACGAGAAAAACTACCTGCTGTGAGACGAACGATTCCTCACTTCAAAACGCAACGCATGCCATGGGTCTAAACTCGTTTAATTAATTAAAGATTTTGTAGCAACTTACCCTGCTGTTGAGTCCCCTTCATCCATGGCTCCAACATGTTGTCCTTTCAGGTGTTCTCTCATTACCGTGGTGCTCCCATGCCATGCAAGATCGGTTTTACATAGTTTGCAGCTAACACACTTTTTACTCGAATTTAATGTGAAGTGCTCCCATACTATAGATGATTTTGGCCGAACAGTTTCCTCCGCCTCCGCCATGTTTCAAatggttttttttcttgaagtgaCCAGCTCCGCCATAGACATGTCTATGAGCTCCGCGACACAGCAAGTGACGTAGCCAGCTCTGCGACCCAACGAATCGATAATGAAATTCGTTGCCAACTATTTTTATAATCGAATTTTATCGATTTCATCGATTCGTTGTTGCAGCCCTAGTCTTGTTTTTACTCTTGTTTGGAATGTGTTGTGAccccaagattttttttttataccttgaattgaataaaaaaaaaaattggatgtTCTTTTCAGCTTATTGTAAATGCTTATACTTTTGTCCCTGCTCTCCCCCAGGTCAGCCAGCAGCCAGACCCACGCCCATTCACCACACCCAGCCATGCCGAACACAGCCCAGCAGCCAGCTACGCAACGGATCCAAGcaccacacgcacgcacactccCCTCATACGCACTGTCCgcatcacacgcacacacctcacacacatgcactccaCTCCAACGGGGTCAGGAACGGGAGCACTCATGAGCGTCCTAAGCTGGGCTCTCTCCCGAGAGGCGGCTcgtccacctcctcatcctcctcggCGGGAACCAAACACACCAAGAAGTTGCAGTCCAACCCCTCTATCACCTCCCAGAGCAGCAAGAGGAGCAAGAGCAGCTCCAAGAGCAACAGCTCCCAGATCCCCACAGAGGCACAGGATGGTGAGACACAGACGCTCATAGAGGGACTGGGAGTagttggagagggagggatacaTAACAGGGTTCAACATTaagatttttttccacttgccCGCTAGTAGGTCAAAATTTTACTTGCCCCTAGTATATTTTTCACCAGCCCACCAGCCAATAATGGAAATAACCTCTTTTTCATAAATGTAAGTAATTTATTACTGTAAAATGTATAATATTGACAGTTCATAATATACAGcagcaaaatgactgaaaaataagCAACAATAAGGTAAATAATTGATAAACTGTAAGTAAACTTGAAATGTATGCCTTTTAACAACTATATAAAATTCCAAAGTATAAATTGGCCTTTATAAATTGCTACTTATTCAATCATGAATGGATGAGCCCTCTTTACCAAGAGATAACTGATTTCTGTAGGTATAACCAGCAATAATATGGAAAAAACTAATCAGGCCAGTAAATCAGTAAATCTTGCCATTACATTAATCATACCCGACGAGCAGTTGTCAGCCGCCTGCTTTGACATCAAGGCTTGTTCTACCACCTCTTGTCGTGGGCACTGAGTGTGGGTTTGTGCAGTTGTCGGTGTCTTTAAAAATGAGCCAGTTTGATCCGCCTCACTTGAAATCGACAACAAACGGTATAAATGGTATGGTATTAATTCATCATTTTCAACCCAAGGTAACTGTTCCATGAAAGaaacagcttttctcttttcacttggtATAATTCAAAGTACACACTGTCAAGTCTGCTTCACACAATTCTTAATGTCGCTCGGTCCCTGAATAACGCTGAGCTGGCGTCCGATTGGATTGTTATTGGAGGAGAGTGGGCCagtggcagagcagagaggcttATCACTGGGTGAGATATAGTAAgaccagaattttttttttcaggcactGGCCCTATCGGGGCCCAACTGTCCTAAGTCAGTATCTTACTGGCCCCCAGCCATTGGGCATTCCTTACTGTGAAGCCCCGCATTGTTGAGAATATTTTCCTTATCCAGCATTAACCAATATCCCACTCATAAATGTCCCATGATTGCCAATCTAttcattcctttcctttccctctttctctgcctcgcTCTTTCTATtggtctgtctctccctctttctctttctctgtctctctctctctctctctctctctctctgtctctctctctccttctctgcagaCTGCTGTGTTCACTGTATCCTGGCCTGCCTGTTCTGTGAGTTCCTGACTCTTTGTAACATCGTGCTGGACTGCGCCACCTGCGGCTCCTGTGCGGGCGACGACTcgtgtttctgctgctgctgtgcgtCGGAGGAGTGCGGCGACTGTGACCTGCCTTGTGACATGGACTGTGGCATCATCGACGCCTGCTGTGAGTCTGCAGACTGTCTGGAGATCTGTATGGAGTGCTGCGGCCTTTGCTTCTCCTCCTGAGGCGCTGCAGATGTCTGCTACACATTCCCAGAAGCCCAGGAATGACTTGGACTGGTGTCCTATCAACGCTCCGAAGTGCCTTGCCCAGTCTCTGTTGTCTCAGCTAAGCCTGGCCGCTGTGGTTCACGCTAGATTGGCTGGCCTGGTCGGTTCAACGATATCTCCAAAGCTTTTTACAGGGTTTGCCAAGCAGCAGAACTGACCTAATGCTGAGAGCAGGCACTGGTGAACATTTCCTTCTTTTAGACAGGGACACTGGCCTCTCCTGCCCACCCTTGTCATTGCTGTTGGTCCATTGCTAAACGGCTGGGTGTATGGTGTATAGTGAgttccagctgtggtccaagaGTGTCTGTCAGGCTGTGCGGACTGGGCCTCTGGACCCTCACCGAACAGGCTCTTATTACAATGGAGCCCCTTGTGCCTTCTGAATGACTGGAGTTCCCCAAGCATGAAAAATGACCTCCAAAGGCAAATGAGAAAATGGCTCCATTTAACCGGATTTTAGTGTTTCTGGAGATAAGAGCAGCAGCATAATGGGAAAATGGGTGCTCAGATCTCAGTAGAAATGtagtctgtccctctgtccttGGCAAGGTTAAAGTCTTCCAGTTTGATTGCATATGGTCGCTTTTGCAACGCGCACAGTCCATGTGGAGGATACATCCACTGCTGTCCTTTGTCCCTGTTTCGATGTACTAAATAGCGAAAATCCTAATGGTGGCTAGTGGCAATATTATAGACATTTCTTTCGTTATTATGCACCTCACCTAAAGGACTTATTCAGAGAAGAATCATATGAGAGAGTCATGCGTCAGCCTGGAGATGGGTCCCATCAAATGAGTACTGTAAGTGTTGGACAGTCCACCACAGATCTTGGGGTTGGATAGCGTCTGCCATGGACACAATCTTTACTCGAACATGTGAAGGGAGAGAGTTCTAAATGAAAAGGCTCTCCTCGTTTTGTGTTACACACCTtgtttacttttacatttttatcgAGGGGCTTTGGCTGTATTCAGTGAATTCTTGTATAGGGAGCATTCTGGTTGGAATGGTCAGAACTGGTATAGGACTGGAAGGCATCATCTCtttttgaatacatttcatttattttcgtCATTCTTGCTAAGTGAACAAATGGCCATGGCTTAGCTAAAGGCCTGTATTTTCATGTAGATTCCTCGCCTTTACCAAATCTCTATTAATCCTTGTTTTGTAGATTTTAGTTAAGATATTTGCATTTCTCCTCTAAtgtgaaaatcacatttctgtGTTATCAGGTTTTGCCGGGCTCTCTCTAAAGCAGACATTGCTCAACATCTAATTTAATTCCCTGAGTGAAAATCTTACGATATTATGCTAAGTTAGATCCATATGCTTGTAGTATGAATGGTACGCTTTTGATAACAGGACTCACACTCTCATCTGCTCAGACGCATACCTTCTCCAACCCAATACCTCTTGAGATGTCACCTAGATCTGTTGTGCATTTTAAACCGACTTGATacaaatctctctcctctctgatccAATACTGTTAGTGCAATCCTTTTTTCTCGGAAATACCAAGGAGTTTGCTGTTACTGGATCTTAGTTTCTAAACCTAGAATTACATGTACATAGAAGGGTTTTTGCTATGCTAATGTGGCCATGGTTTATTAAACCCTATTTTAAGGGCTGAAATGTAACACTGTTGATTATGAATATATGCTAAGGCTATAATCAAACTGATAACACCCAGGCAGAAAATGCAAGCTTTGTGATTTCAACTAATGCAGTTGAGAAGATATTATAAATCTGCATGTCTCTTAATGTGCGATTGAACATGTTTCACACGTTGGGTCATGTTCAAAATCACTTTGAGACAAAATCCTGGAAAGCCCTGGAAAACAATGCAATTCTGTACTGTATGGAGAGATTTATGAAGGGAGAACTGGACTATATGACGCTGTTATAGGTCAGAAGCaatcacaaatgtcataatgATATGGTTTGTTTGGATTTGAAGACATCTGAGTATGCAAATATTTCCATTGAATTCCTTAAATGTATTCATTGctgaaagaaaacacatttttgttttcagtattttccacattcagtattttcagtatttttttaccataccattttttttttttttttatgattatcaCAGAAATTTCAAAGCCATTGCCTTCTATGCATTTATAATCTTATTTCCTGGAACC
This DNA window, taken from Centroberyx gerrardi isolate f3 chromosome 5, fCenGer3.hap1.cur.20231027, whole genome shotgun sequence, encodes the following:
- the mdfi gene encoding uncharacterized protein mdfi → MPMDEERSAPAISPEPPDDGDPGLPAPQPSAHTTATTETTNSSPNPKPSTDVANTYTEPLILRSKVTPEGLLGDGGDNGNNNNSLSHPDLTTPSKSITCQPAARPTPIHHTQPCRTQPSSQLRNGSKHHTHAHSPHTHCPHHTHTPHTHALHSNGVRNGSTHERPKLGSLPRGGSSTSSSSSAGTKHTKKLQSNPSITSQSSKRSKSSSKSNSSQIPTEAQDDCCVHCILACLFCEFLTLCNIVLDCATCGSCAGDDSCFCCCCASEECGDCDLPCDMDCGIIDACCESADCLEICMECCGLCFSS